The following coding sequences lie in one Rickettsia hoogstraalii genomic window:
- a CDS encoding 6-pyruvoyl trahydropterin synthase family protein has protein sequence MIKCTRRIEFDAGHRIIGHQNKCQFLHGHRYVLEIAIAANKTDKLGMVIDFGLIKDLAKKWIDENFDHSLILHQDDKEMGQQIENCTGQKIYYMQNNPTAENIATHLKNKIFPKLFVGQNFFVASLKLYETPNCFVEV, from the coding sequence ATGATAAAATGTACTCGTCGTATTGAGTTCGATGCAGGACATAGAATTATAGGACATCAAAATAAATGTCAATTCCTGCACGGTCATCGCTATGTTCTTGAGATCGCTATAGCCGCAAACAAAACCGATAAACTTGGTATGGTAATCGATTTTGGTTTAATTAAGGATTTAGCTAAAAAATGGATTGATGAAAATTTTGATCATAGCTTAATCCTACATCAAGACGATAAGGAAATGGGGCAGCAAATAGAAAATTGTACCGGTCAAAAAATATATTACATGCAGAATAACCCAACTGCAGAAAATATAGCGACGCATTTAAAGAATAAAATTTTTCCTAAACTTTTCGTAGGTCAAAACTTCTTCGTAGCGAGCCTCAAACTATATGAAACACCTAATTGTTTTGTTGAGGTTTAA
- a CDS encoding prolyl oligopeptidase family serine peptidase, which yields MKKLTCYFTIILLTFCVQAIGDNDKQIYNQKDTKFLEEAEGAEALKWAKERTDKTEKAFQSMPTYKVVKKEIESIFYDQRKTPYGIIRKGYVYNFWMDDKNPQGLWRRTLIENYSKDKPNWEVLIDFDKLSKKLGKKVMYRGGSNCFQNPNRFLITMSFGGKDEMFFREWDLEKKDFVKNGFEPKTSSGKLLESKFTVPTWVDQDTIIFNPVLHKEEVTDSLYPNSLYIWKRGEPIEKAKKLFEIPKNYIRVSAGKLLSDNISSSLIFISADKDFYNYDNYILDTKDESLKLQKINMPSDATPEGSFKEHVFWLLRSDWQFKDSNIKAGSLVAIHYADLLKEDNDKASLKILFTPTEREVFYFVGMTKDTVFLTSYENVISKVVTFTLENNEWTKPVTFKLPYENAIFGMLSDDEEEDALITIENSIVPPTIYLWDKTHELKVIRKPLYPFDSKNYVVEQKEATSSDGVKIPYFIVYKKGIKFDGKNPTLLEAYGGFQVINSPYFSRMENEVWVKHGGVSVLANIRGGGEFGPEWHKAAQGIKRQTGFNDFIAVAEDLIKQNITNPEYLGIKGGSNGGLLVSVAMTQRPDLFGAIACEVPVLDMVRYKEFGAGHSWVTEYGDPENPNDLVHIKKYAPLENLSLTQKYPTILITGSVLDQRVHPWHARILEYVLEQNPNITTYFLESSDSGHSSGSDLKDSANYFINIYTFFANALKLKID from the coding sequence ATGAAAAAACTTACCTGCTATTTTACAATTATTTTATTAACCTTTTGTGTTCAAGCTATAGGAGATAATGATAAGCAAATATATAACCAGAAAGATACTAAATTTTTAGAAGAAGCTGAAGGAGCTGAAGCTCTAAAATGGGCAAAAGAGCGTACTGATAAAACAGAAAAGGCTTTCCAATCTATGCCTACTTATAAGGTAGTTAAGAAAGAAATAGAATCTATTTTCTATGACCAAAGAAAAACTCCATATGGTATTATCCGTAAAGGGTATGTATATAATTTTTGGATGGATGATAAGAATCCCCAAGGGTTATGGCGTAGGACATTGATTGAGAATTACTCGAAAGATAAACCAAATTGGGAAGTTCTAATCGATTTTGATAAATTATCCAAAAAACTCGGTAAAAAAGTAATGTATCGAGGTGGAAGTAATTGTTTTCAAAACCCTAATCGTTTCTTAATTACCATGTCATTTGGCGGTAAGGATGAGATGTTTTTTAGAGAATGGGATTTAGAGAAAAAAGATTTTGTAAAAAATGGTTTTGAGCCAAAAACAAGTAGCGGAAAATTACTAGAAAGTAAATTTACTGTCCCTACTTGGGTTGACCAAGATACTATTATATTTAATCCAGTTTTACATAAAGAGGAAGTTACTGACTCTTTATATCCTAACTCGCTCTACATATGGAAGCGAGGAGAACCTATAGAGAAAGCCAAAAAACTATTTGAAATACCAAAGAATTATATACGTGTATCAGCCGGTAAACTTTTATCCGATAATATTTCTTCATCTTTAATATTTATATCTGCAGATAAGGATTTTTATAATTACGATAATTATATTTTAGATACTAAGGATGAGAGCTTAAAATTACAAAAAATAAATATGCCATCAGATGCAACACCTGAAGGTTCTTTTAAAGAACATGTATTTTGGCTGCTGCGTTCCGATTGGCAATTTAAAGATAGTAATATAAAAGCAGGTTCACTTGTTGCCATACACTACGCTGATCTTCTAAAAGAAGATAACGATAAAGCTAGCTTAAAAATATTATTTACCCCAACAGAGAGAGAAGTATTTTATTTTGTAGGAATGACTAAAGATACTGTATTTTTAACTAGCTATGAGAATGTTATTTCAAAAGTAGTAACATTTACATTAGAAAATAATGAATGGACAAAACCGGTAACTTTTAAACTGCCCTATGAAAATGCAATTTTTGGTATGTTGTCTGATGATGAGGAAGAAGATGCACTAATTACTATAGAAAATTCTATAGTTCCTCCAACTATATATTTATGGGATAAAACTCATGAATTAAAAGTTATTAGAAAGCCTTTATATCCGTTTGATAGCAAAAATTATGTTGTAGAGCAGAAGGAAGCTACAAGCTCGGATGGAGTTAAAATACCATATTTTATTGTCTATAAAAAAGGTATAAAATTTGACGGTAAGAATCCAACATTACTTGAAGCATATGGGGGTTTTCAAGTAATTAACTCTCCATATTTCTCTCGCATGGAAAATGAAGTATGGGTTAAACATGGTGGAGTGAGTGTTCTTGCTAATATCAGAGGCGGCGGAGAATTTGGTCCTGAGTGGCATAAGGCGGCTCAAGGAATAAAACGTCAAACCGGCTTTAATGATTTTATTGCAGTAGCAGAGGATTTAATAAAGCAAAACATTACTAACCCTGAGTATTTAGGAATTAAAGGAGGAAGTAACGGCGGATTGCTAGTAAGTGTTGCAATGACTCAGCGTCCCGATTTATTTGGAGCTATAGCATGCGAAGTACCGGTACTTGATATGGTACGCTATAAAGAATTTGGAGCAGGACATTCATGGGTAACTGAATATGGAGATCCGGAAAATCCAAATGATTTAGTACATATTAAAAAATATGCACCTTTAGAAAATTTATCTTTAACTCAAAAATATCCTACTATTTTAATTACCGGTTCAGTGCTTGATCAACGTGTACATCCATGGCATGCACGAATTTTGGAATATGTACTTGAGCAAAATCCAAACATTACAACTTATTTCTTAGAGAGTAGTGATAGTGGACATAGTAGCGGTAGTGACTTAAAAGACAGTGCTAATTATTTTATCAATATCTATACATTTTTTGCAAATGCTTTGAAATTGAAGATTGATTAG
- a CDS encoding dicarboxylate/amino acid:cation symporter has protein sequence MKLWQKVTLGLILGIIFGIYLPQYVNYIKPIGDIFLRLIKMIITPLIFFSLVSGITSMNDTSALGRVGMKAVAAFLGTTFFATVFGLTVALVLKPGVGIHIDFTSSGTTSRTSFNIIDFFVNIVPDNAVGAFANGDVLQVVFFAIFVGITLNKMKSIGEPVIDLIHVMSKLILKMISFVIQLSPYGAFALTGWIVGMQGVEVMISLSKLVVAVVVAMTFQYLVFGLLIYVFCRVSPIPFYKKSFEYQILAFSTSSSKATLATTMQVCREKLGISESSTSFVLPIGASINMDGFAINLSLTTIFFAQMMGVTLAPHDYLVIILTSTLGSIGGAGIPGASLIMLPMVLSSVHLPIEGVAIIAGIDRILDMLRTTINITGDATITMIIDNSEDTLDKEVYLS, from the coding sequence ATGAAATTATGGCAAAAAGTTACCTTAGGGTTAATCTTAGGTATTATATTTGGTATATACTTACCACAATATGTTAATTATATTAAACCTATCGGTGACATTTTCTTACGCTTGATAAAAATGATCATTACCCCTTTAATTTTCTTTAGTTTGGTTTCCGGTATCACTAGTATGAATGATACTTCCGCCCTTGGCAGAGTAGGAATGAAAGCGGTAGCCGCTTTTTTAGGTACTACTTTTTTTGCCACGGTTTTTGGGCTTACTGTTGCCTTAGTATTAAAGCCGGGAGTAGGCATACATATAGATTTTACCTCTTCAGGAACGACAAGTAGAACTTCATTTAATATAATTGATTTTTTTGTAAATATCGTCCCTGATAATGCTGTTGGGGCTTTTGCAAACGGTGATGTCTTGCAAGTTGTATTTTTTGCTATTTTTGTTGGGATTACCTTAAACAAAATGAAATCTATCGGTGAACCTGTTATTGATTTAATTCATGTAATGTCAAAATTAATATTAAAAATGATATCGTTTGTTATTCAATTATCCCCTTACGGTGCTTTTGCTTTAACAGGCTGGATTGTAGGCATGCAGGGAGTTGAAGTAATGATTAGTTTATCGAAACTTGTTGTAGCAGTAGTTGTGGCAATGACATTTCAATATTTAGTTTTTGGCTTACTTATATATGTATTCTGCCGTGTTTCCCCTATACCTTTTTATAAAAAAAGTTTTGAGTATCAGATACTTGCTTTTTCTACTTCAAGTAGTAAGGCAACTCTTGCAACTACTATGCAAGTTTGTCGTGAAAAGCTTGGCATTTCAGAGTCTAGTACTTCATTCGTACTTCCGATAGGGGCGTCAATTAATATGGACGGATTCGCCATAAATCTATCTCTTACTACTATATTCTTTGCTCAAATGATGGGAGTAACGCTTGCTCCTCACGACTATTTAGTAATTATTCTCACCTCAACACTTGGATCTATCGGCGGAGCCGGCATTCCCGGTGCCTCTTTGATAATGCTTCCTATGGTTCTTTCTTCGGTTCACTTACCTATAGAGGGAGTAGCAATTATTGCCGGTATTGACCGAATACTTGATATGCTACGTACTACTATCAATATTACCGGCGATGCAACAATTACTATGATTATAGATAACAGCGAAGATACTTTAGATAAGGAAGTATATTTATCTTAA
- the odhB gene encoding 2-oxoglutarate dehydrogenase complex dihydrolipoyllysine-residue succinyltransferase, whose translation MSVKIIVPSLGESVTEATIAKWYKKEGDSVKTDELLLEIETEKVTLEVNALCNGTIGKISKTDGANVAVGEEIGEINEGAAANTAGTNNESAKAQAVTQPTSEKPVEKPAVVNNILAPSVQKLVTENKLDPNNIKGTGRDGRITKGDVLETINTPSAATSTVNKTNEERVQRVRMSRLRKTIAQRLKDSQNTAAILTTFNEIDMSKVIALRNQYKEEFEKKHAVKLGFMSFFVKATIEALKLIPSVNAEIDGDDLVYKNYYDIGVAVGTEQGLVVPVVRGADKMGFAEVEKAIETLAKKAREGKLSMADLSGGTFSISNGGVYGSLLSTPIINPPQSGILGLHKTEERAVVIDGKIEIRPMMYIALSYDHRIIDGKEGVSFLVKIKELIENPEKLLLNL comes from the coding sequence ATGAGCGTTAAAATTATAGTACCGTCGCTTGGAGAGTCCGTAACGGAAGCAACTATTGCCAAATGGTATAAGAAAGAAGGTGATTCGGTTAAAACCGATGAATTACTGTTAGAAATTGAAACCGAAAAAGTAACTTTAGAAGTTAATGCTCTTTGTAACGGCACTATAGGTAAAATATCGAAAACTGACGGTGCAAATGTAGCAGTTGGCGAAGAAATAGGCGAAATAAATGAAGGGGCAGCTGCAAATACTGCCGGTACTAATAATGAATCTGCTAAAGCTCAAGCAGTTACGCAGCCTACTTCAGAAAAGCCTGTAGAGAAACCTGCCGTGGTTAATAATATTCTTGCTCCTTCCGTACAAAAATTAGTTACCGAAAATAAGCTTGATCCCAATAATATAAAAGGAACAGGTAGAGACGGTAGAATTACCAAAGGTGACGTGCTTGAAACAATAAACACACCGTCTGCTGCTACTTCTACAGTAAACAAAACTAATGAAGAAAGAGTACAGCGTGTTCGTATGTCACGCTTGCGTAAAACTATTGCACAGCGTTTAAAAGATTCACAAAATACAGCAGCTATTTTGACTACTTTTAATGAAATCGATATGTCAAAAGTAATTGCCTTGCGTAATCAATATAAAGAAGAGTTTGAGAAAAAGCACGCTGTGAAACTTGGCTTTATGTCGTTTTTTGTTAAAGCAACAATTGAAGCTTTAAAGCTTATTCCGTCGGTAAATGCTGAAATAGACGGCGATGATTTAGTATATAAAAATTACTATGATATAGGTGTAGCTGTCGGAACAGAGCAAGGGCTTGTTGTACCGGTTGTTAGGGGTGCCGATAAAATGGGATTTGCCGAAGTGGAAAAAGCTATAGAAACTTTGGCTAAAAAGGCTCGTGAGGGTAAGCTTTCTATGGCTGATTTGTCAGGGGGGACATTCTCGATTTCTAACGGAGGCGTATATGGCTCATTATTATCTACACCGATTATTAATCCTCCTCAATCAGGTATTCTAGGCTTACATAAAACCGAGGAAAGAGCTGTAGTTATAGACGGTAAAATTGAAATACGTCCAATGATGTATATAGCTTTATCTTACGATCATCGTATAATTGATGGGAAAGAAGGAGTATCGTTCTTGGTAAAAATTAAAGAGCTTATTGAAAATCCAGAGAAGTTACTACTGAATTTGTAG
- the cutA gene encoding divalent-cation tolerance protein CutA, whose translation MQDCCLILTTTNDLQIAEKIASVLLELNLAACIQIDDVKSYFRWDGRVTLETEYRLVIKTKSSNYNEIENKLLEIHNYELPQIIKINIDYGFQKYLEWID comes from the coding sequence ATGCAAGATTGCTGTTTAATTTTAACTACTACTAATGATTTGCAAATTGCCGAGAAAATAGCATCTGTTTTGTTAGAATTAAATCTTGCTGCCTGCATTCAAATTGACGATGTCAAAAGTTACTTTAGATGGGATGGTAGAGTAACTTTAGAAACCGAATATAGACTTGTAATTAAAACAAAATCTTCTAATTATAACGAAATTGAAAATAAACTCCTTGAAATTCATAATTATGAATTACCGCAAATAATAAAAATAAATATTGACTATGGCTTTCAAAAGTACTTAGAATGGATTGACTAA
- a CDS encoding DNA polymerase III subunit delta' (catalyzes the DNA-template-directed extension of the 3'-end of a DNA strand; the delta' subunit seems to interact with the gamma subunit to transfer the beta subunit on the DNA): protein MIIERLEFNLKHNKLYNSWLIEAENIEQALKDLEDFIYSKLFKNSIPLENNPDYHFIARETSTTSNAKNISIEQIRKLQDFLSKTSAISGYKVAVIYAADLMNLNAANSCLKILEDAPKNSYIFLITSRAASIISTIRSRCFKINASSSQPHSINELYLQFIQPIANNETLDFINRFTTKDRELWLDFIDNLLLLLNRILKKSANVNIELLDLENKIFDKLPNKHPSYLLQKFTDIKKLIYNTVDYDLDLKTSYILVVNEFFTG, encoded by the coding sequence TTGATAATTGAACGCCTAGAGTTTAACTTAAAACATAATAAGCTATATAATAGTTGGCTTATCGAAGCCGAAAATATAGAGCAAGCTTTAAAAGATTTAGAAGATTTTATATATAGTAAGCTTTTTAAGAATAGCATTCCTCTTGAAAACAATCCTGATTATCATTTCATTGCTAGGGAAACTTCAACTACATCTAATGCTAAAAATATTTCTATTGAACAAATAAGAAAATTACAAGATTTCTTAAGTAAAACTTCTGCAATTTCAGGTTATAAAGTTGCCGTAATTTATGCGGCTGATCTTATGAATTTAAATGCGGCGAATTCATGCTTAAAAATTCTTGAAGATGCACCAAAGAATAGTTACATTTTTTTAATTACTTCAAGAGCTGCAAGTATTATATCTACAATTAGATCAAGATGTTTTAAAATTAATGCTAGCTCATCTCAACCTCATTCTATAAATGAACTATATCTTCAATTTATTCAGCCGATAGCAAATAATGAAACGTTAGATTTTATTAATCGCTTTACTACTAAAGACCGAGAATTATGGCTAGATTTTATTGATAATTTATTATTATTATTGAATAGAATTCTTAAAAAATCCGCTAACGTCAATATTGAGCTTCTAGATTTAGAAAATAAGATTTTTGATAAACTGCCAAATAAGCATCCTTCCTATTTACTACAAAAATTTACCGATATAAAAAAGTTAATATATAATACCGTTGATTATGATTTAGATTTAAAAACAAGTTATATATTAGTGGTGAATGAGTTTTTTACAGGGTAA
- the hemW gene encoding radical SAM family heme chaperone HemW, with translation MSTEPKLAVAKIQNMKVTVDDLSIYIHWPFCLSKCPYCDFNSHVASTIDHHQWLKSYETEIEYFKDIIQNKYIKSIFFGGGTPSLMNPVIVEGIINKISNLAIIDNQTEITLETNPTSFETEKFKAFKSAGINRVSIGVQSLKEDDLKKLGRTHDALQAIKTIEAANSIFPRVSFDLIYARSGQKLKDWQEELKQAMQLANGHISLYQLTIEKGTPFYKLFKEGNLILPHSDAAAEMYEWTNHYLESKKYFRYEISNYALANQECLHNLTYWNYNNYLGIGPGAHSRIIDTSSSVSAIMMWHKPEKWLDSVNTKNVSIQTNTKLTHQEIIEETLMMGLRLSKGINISTLEQKLNTKLENILDMNNLKHYQALDLIKINENIYLTDKGFMLHSYIVPRLII, from the coding sequence ATGTCCACAGAACCTAAACTAGCAGTAGCAAAAATACAAAATATGAAAGTTACGGTAGATGATTTAAGCATTTATATTCACTGGCCGTTTTGTTTGTCAAAATGTCCGTATTGTGATTTTAATTCTCATGTGGCAAGCACTATAGATCATCATCAGTGGCTTAAATCCTATGAAACGGAAATAGAGTATTTTAAGGATATTATTCAAAATAAATACATTAAATCTATTTTTTTCGGTGGCGGTACTCCCTCTTTAATGAATCCTGTAATAGTTGAAGGAATAATAAATAAAATCAGTAATCTAGCAATTATTGATAATCAAACTGAGATAACTCTAGAAACCAATCCTACATCCTTTGAAACTGAGAAGTTTAAAGCATTCAAATCCGCCGGAATTAATCGTGTTTCGATTGGAGTACAATCCTTAAAAGAAGACGATTTAAAAAAATTAGGTAGAACTCATGATGCTTTGCAAGCCATCAAAACAATTGAGGCAGCAAATTCGATTTTTCCAAGAGTATCATTTGATTTAATATATGCACGTAGCGGTCAGAAATTAAAAGACTGGCAAGAAGAATTAAAGCAAGCTATGCAACTCGCAAATGGCCATATCTCTCTTTATCAATTGACTATCGAAAAAGGTACACCTTTTTATAAATTATTTAAGGAGGGTAATCTGATTTTGCCGCATTCAGATGCGGCAGCTGAAATGTACGAATGGACGAATCATTATCTAGAATCTAAAAAATATTTTAGATATGAGATATCTAATTATGCTCTAGCAAATCAGGAATGTTTGCATAATTTGACTTATTGGAATTATAATAATTATTTAGGTATAGGTCCCGGAGCTCATAGTAGAATAATTGATACTTCAAGTTCGGTATCGGCAATTATGATGTGGCATAAACCTGAAAAATGGTTAGACTCGGTTAATACAAAAAATGTCAGTATTCAAACTAATACTAAGTTAACGCATCAAGAAATCATTGAAGAAACGTTAATGATGGGTTTACGTCTTAGCAAAGGTATAAATATTTCTACATTAGAGCAGAAATTGAACACGAAATTAGAGAATATTTTGGACATGAATAATCTTAAGCATTATCAAGCGTTAGATTTAATTAAAATAAATGAAAATATCTATCTTACCGATAAAGGTTTTATGCTCCATAGCTACATAGTACCTAGATTGATTATATGA
- a CDS encoding tetratricopeptide repeat protein, with the protein MSFIQKLKKYFYTKFNKEYKALYEQANEFHKSGNYKEAIRLYDKMISLYPNENEPYLGKGSILSMWGKSRKPFKSIKNL; encoded by the coding sequence ATGTCTTTCATACAAAAACTAAAAAAATATTTTTATACAAAATTTAATAAAGAATATAAGGCTTTATATGAGCAAGCTAATGAATTTCATAAAAGTGGCAATTATAAAGAGGCGATAAGACTTTATGATAAGATGATTAGTTTGTATCCTAATGAAAATGAACCGTATCTAGGTAAAGGATCAATACTAAGTATGTGGGGAAAAAGCAGGAAGCCATTCAAATCTATAAAAAACTTATAA
- the ffh gene encoding signal recognition particle protein, with translation MFKTLTQNLTKIFDKLVSSGILTEAQIDAAMRDIRVALLESDVALPVIKDFIAEVKQKALGQEVIKSVSPGQMIIKIIHEEMINLLASSESEIKLNLNSKPPVNFLMVGLQGSGKTTASSKLALRLKNQNKKVLLVSLDTYRPAAQEQLAILANSVQINSLPIVQGEKPLDIVKRAIAEAKISAYDVVIYDTAGRTQIDKEMMEEALAIKKIVEPTETLLVVDSMTGQDAVVTASSFNEKLEISGLILSRIDGDSKGGAALSVKYITKKPIKFLSSGEKLTDLEEFDAERLASRILDMGDIISFVEKAASIVDREEAEKTEAKLKKGKFDLNDYLQQMRSIKKMGGFGSILSMLPGSGKIMDQIDQSKLNSKIIEHQEAIILSMTLKERKNPDIINASRRKRIAAGAGTTVQKVNILLKQYKQISEMMKKASKMNPKNLLRSGIGKLFS, from the coding sequence ATGTTTAAAACTTTAACACAAAATTTAACGAAGATTTTTGATAAGCTAGTTAGCTCAGGCATTTTGACGGAAGCTCAAATAGATGCTGCTATGCGGGATATAAGAGTAGCTCTTTTAGAGTCGGATGTTGCATTACCGGTGATAAAAGATTTTATAGCGGAAGTTAAACAAAAGGCACTCGGGCAGGAGGTTATTAAATCCGTTTCACCGGGGCAGATGATAATTAAAATTATTCATGAAGAGATGATAAATCTCTTAGCTTCAAGTGAAAGTGAGATAAAGCTAAATTTAAATTCAAAGCCGCCGGTAAATTTCCTAATGGTAGGGCTGCAAGGGAGCGGTAAAACTACGGCGAGTAGTAAGCTTGCTTTACGACTTAAAAATCAAAATAAAAAAGTTTTACTTGTTTCTTTGGATACTTACAGACCGGCCGCACAAGAGCAACTTGCTATACTTGCAAACTCAGTACAGATTAATTCATTACCTATTGTGCAAGGTGAGAAACCTCTTGATATTGTCAAAAGAGCTATTGCCGAGGCTAAAATTTCTGCTTATGACGTCGTAATTTATGATACGGCAGGTCGTACACAAATTGATAAAGAGATGATGGAGGAAGCTCTTGCAATAAAAAAGATAGTGGAGCCTACGGAAACTTTGTTAGTAGTTGATAGTATGACAGGGCAGGATGCAGTAGTTACGGCAAGTAGTTTTAATGAAAAGTTAGAGATTTCAGGATTAATTTTATCTAGAATTGATGGTGATTCCAAGGGCGGTGCAGCACTCAGTGTAAAATATATTACTAAAAAGCCGATTAAATTTTTAAGTAGTGGTGAAAAACTAACTGATTTAGAAGAATTCGATGCTGAACGTTTAGCTTCTCGAATACTTGATATGGGCGATATTATCTCTTTTGTTGAAAAAGCAGCTAGTATTGTTGATAGAGAAGAAGCCGAAAAAACGGAAGCTAAATTAAAAAAGGGTAAGTTTGATCTAAATGATTATCTTCAGCAAATGAGAAGCATAAAAAAAATGGGAGGTTTTGGTAGTATACTTAGCATGTTACCGGGTAGCGGTAAAATTATGGATCAAATAGATCAATCAAAATTAAATAGTAAAATAATTGAACATCAAGAAGCAATTATTTTATCTATGACGCTGAAAGAACGTAAGAATCCAGACATCATTAATGCTTCTCGTAGAAAACGTATAGCTGCTGGAGCAGGGACTACGGTACAAAAGGTAAATATTTTGCTAAAGCAATATAAGCAAATAAGCGAGATGATGAAAAAAGCAAGTAAAATGAATCCTAAAAATCTATTACGTAGCGGAATTGGAAAATTATTTTCGTAA